One Alligator mississippiensis isolate rAllMis1 chromosome 16, rAllMis1, whole genome shotgun sequence genomic region harbors:
- the LOC132246445 gene encoding maestro heat-like repeat family member 5, protein MERLRQILRKRMARMAPGQEKDRKKPEEEEQGGHHQAEAASRKGRWWHCLVGWRRRAPPAATEEQGEEPVRPRWRWPRIQLGRQGPALPESQAQPPRSSSPKHSSQDPSAEAQPKATPHVAWEEKPGSPGQELHRPWFKLGSSSSREDSDSSQEAVGLQQHAATARDTVLPFYKAEEEQREDFTYLEEAALSVILRHLQSTDQTVNEGLTFLRAVPTLCLATMKRGEDTLEPPCCKAALVERIVVLIDKLSDCEEEPSTILPYSMAVVCILSKLKPALEPALESRLLYTALHKTFLMATGHNSQHIQGMQRISVEYLEATLRCLLATAPSLARLQFIGQHLTLWLQLEDKRDRATAIKITTSLLCFAVSLLPQFEDSPKVPLVGDLVALLGLCISDPVEEISRQAKEGLSHLYKILMHQKGQDIQEAQELWPISQHQHHLHRILLYIDLATMGEAFRKILSEDQRRAFAQRALLGIHHVMLHVSQAGVVLLYAILGQSGHLTEAEEKEIPVRVLRKLLILKCFQQLPKELQRHSHLESASRIPISPQQRHPS, encoded by the exons ATGGAGAGGCTGAGGCAGATCCTCAGAAAGAGGATGGCAAGGATGGCCCCGGGACAGGAGAAGGACAGGAAGAAgcctgaggaggaggagcagggcggccaccaccaggcagaggctgcatcaaggaagggcaggtggtggcactgtCTCGTGGGCTGGAGAAGAagggcacctccagcagccacggaagagcagggagaggagccagtCAGGCCCCGATGGAGGTGGCCCAGGatacagctgggcaggcagggcccagcactgccagagagccaggcacagcccccgcgcagctccagccccaaacaCAGCAGCCAGGACCCCAGCGCTGAAGCCCAGCCGAAGGCCACTCCTCACGTGGCTTGGGAGGAGAAGCCaggctccccagggcaggagctgcacaggccctggttcaagctgggctccagctcctccagggaggACAGCGACAgctcccaggaggctgtgggcctCCAGCAACATGCTGCCACCGCCAGAG ataCAGTCCTGCCCTTCTACAAGGCAGAGGAAGAGCAGAGGGAGGACTTCACCTACCTGGAGGAAGCCGCCCTGTCAGTCATCCTACGGCACCTCCAGAGCACGGACCAG ACTGTGAATGAGGGGCTCACTTTCCTCCGTGCCGTCCCCACGCTGTGCCTGGCTACAATGAAGAGGGGCGAGGACACCCTAGAGCCGCCCTGCTGCAAAGCGGCACTTGTGGAGAGGATTGTG GTGCTGATTGACAAGCTGTCCGACTGtgaagaagagcccagcaccatcctTCCTTACAGCATGGCTGTTGTTTGCATCCTCAG CAAactgaagccagccctggagccagccctggAATCGCGCCTCCTCTACACCGCCCTCCACAAGACCTTCCTGATGGCCACAGGGCACAACAGCCAGCACATCCAG GGCATGCAGCGGATCAGCGTGGAGTACCTGGAGGCCACGCTGAGGTGTCTGCTGGcaactgcccccagcctggccaggctgcagttcatCGGGCAG CACTTGACCTTGTGGCTCCAGTTGGAAGATaagagggacagagccacagccatCAAGATCACCACCAGCCTGCTCTGCTTTGCagtctccctcctcccacagttTGAG GACTCGCCCAAGGTGCCCCtggtgggtgacctggtggccctgctgggTCTGTGCATCAGCGACCCAGTGGAGGAGATCAGCCGCCAGGCCAAGGAGGGCCTCTCCCACCTCTACAAGATCTTGATGCATCAGAAGG GGCAAGACATCCAAGAGGCACAGGAGCTGTGGCCCatcagccagcaccagcaccacctacACCGAATCCTCCTCTACATCGATCTGGCCACAATGGGAGAG GCCTTCAGGAAGATCCTCTCCGAAGACCAGAGGAGAGCATTTGCACAGAGGGCACTGCTGGGGATCCACCATGTCATGCTGCACGTGAGCCAGGCCGGGGTGGTTCTGCTCTATGCCATCCTGGGGCAATCTGGTCACCTGACggaggcagag GAGAAGGAAATTCCCGTCAGGGTACTGAGGAAGCTCCTAATCCTGAAATGCTTCCAACAGCTgcccaaagagctgcagaggcacagtCATCTGGAGAGTGCCTCGAGGATCCCCATCTCTCCGCAGCAGCGCCATCCATCCTGA
- the LOC132243227 gene encoding serpin B12-like codes for MMFQNGYYNLAIIEEPEIQVLKLPYGKKGEGELSMFIFLPKVIKDNSTGLEQLDSALTYKKFVEWTTMTEMHKQNVNVYLPRFKIQESYDLGKTLQAMGMLDLFDTSKADLSGINRNRDLAVSKAIHKSYVDVNEEGTEAAAATGVEIIYTSPGMPYEFKADHPFLYLIKNNVTNSVLFYGQCTSP; via the exons ATGATGTTTCAGAATGGCTACTACAAtctggccatcatagaggaacCTGAGATTCAAGTGCTCAAACTCCCCTACGgtaaaaaaggagaaggagaactgAGTATGTTCATTTTTTTACCAAAAGTTATCAAGGATAACTCCACTGGCCTGGAACAG CTTGACAGCGCACTCACCTATAAAAAATTTGTAGAGTGGACCACAATGACGGAGATGCATAAACAAAACGTGAATGTGTACCTGCCCCGATTCAAGATTCAGGAAAGCTATGAccttgggaaaactctgcagGCTATGGGGATGCTCGATTTGTTTGACACTTCAAAGGCTGATTTATCAGGAATTAACAGAAACCGTGATCTGGCTGTGTCCAAAGCCATCCATAAATCTTACGTGGATGTTAATGAAGAGGGcactgaagcagctgctgctacaggggttgaaataatttatacaagtcctgggatgcctTATGAGTTTAAGGCTGACCACCCCTTCCTCTACCTTATCAAAAACAATGTAACCAACAGCGTTCTCTTTTATGGCCAATGTACCTCTCCTTAA